One genomic window of Pecten maximus chromosome 3, xPecMax1.1, whole genome shotgun sequence includes the following:
- the LOC117323462 gene encoding dehydrogenase/reductase SDR family member 7-like codes for MDLQSLLVWIVILFNVVGMVMILLGDADILLQIRAKFGKSVKSLAGQVIWITGASSGIGEELAYELARAGCRLVLSARRIKELERVKKECMLRGRVKDEDILVLKLDSIDFASHKTAVNKVLAHFKHIDVLVNNAGRSQRAEWLKTSVQVDRDMLELNVLGVLSLSKLVLPYMIERGSGHIVNISSVAGKLGAPLSGSYTGAKHALQGWFDALRIEVGDKNIHVTNVCPGPVFSNILAVAFTENEGEEFRGEMNPNEKRMKTDRCAYLTGVAMANKMWEVWIAKNPVLFFCYANQYMPNLTKWLSGKLGLKTIKKMREGQN; via the exons ATGGACCTACAATCTCTACTTGTGTGGATCGTTATCCTCTTCAATGTGGTTGGCATGGTGATGATTTTGCTTGGGGATGCTGACATTCTTCTTCAGATCAGGGCAAAGTTTGGAAAGTCTGTCA AGTCGCTGGCTGGTCAAGTCATATGGATTACTGGAGCTTCCAGTGGAATCGGCGAGGAGTTGGCGTACGAGTTAGCCAGGGCAGGCTGCCGACTGGTTCTATCAGCAAGACGGATAAAGGAACTGGAGAGAGTAAAAAAAGAGTGCATGT TAAGAGGAAGGGTTAAGGATGAGGACATTTTAGTACTGAAACTGGATTCAATTGACTTCGCCAGTCATAAAACCGCAGTGAACAAAGTCCTTGCACACTTCAAACAC ATAGATGTGCTAGTGAACAATGCCGGTCGATCCCAGCGAGCGGAATGGCTGAAGACGTCGGTCCAGGTCGACAGGGATATGCTGGAGCTTAATGTACTTGGAGTGTTGTCTCTTTCAAAGCTGGTCCTCCCATATATGATTGAAAGGGGTTCAGGGCatattgtcaatatttcaaGCGTGGCAGGAAAGCTAG GTGCTCCACTTTCAGGATCTTACACAGGTGCAAAACATGCTTTACAG GGTTGGTTTGATGCATTGAGGATAGAGGTTGGTGACAAAAACATCCACGTGACCAACGTCTGTCCGGGTCCCGTTTTCTCCAACATCCTGGCAGTGGCCTTCACCGAGAATGAAGGAGAG GAGTTCCGTGGAGAAATGAATCCGAATGAAAAACGGATGAAGACGGACCGCTGTGCTTATCTAACTGGAGTCGCCATGGCCAACAAGATGTGGGAAGTGTGGATTGCAAAGAACCCTGTGCTTTTCTTCTGTTATGCAAACCAGTACATGCCCAATTTGACAAAATG GTTGTCAGGAAAATTGGGTCTTAAAACCATCAAGAAGATGAGGGAAGGACAAAACTGA